A region of Planctomycetia bacterium DNA encodes the following proteins:
- the recD gene encoding RecBCD enzyme subunit RecD codes for MTTTSGTPPVSTVSPAIEDYCTARVIAFADVTAARMLVGIARKATTVAEPSLLAWLGMCLALRTPRDGHTCVHFGRIADWAGSIDCDGVDPLPWPREPQPWIDALRMIPALVGDPGATKPFILAGTDSPRGRDARLYLGQAYAEEEAIAATLLRDGSRHVSILLGGPGSGKTYTLAKDLIEQCERSATAPRIALAAPTGKAAARMTKALEERCVKAKASDEILKAVRAAPATTIHRLLGYNPYGAPQFAYGPANPLDYDLVVIDEVSMVSSSMLHALLGAVGPKTEVRLVGDPDQLASVEAGSVLGDIALACERPGAPLHGRCRRLTGQHRYSVDSAIARLATAIRAGDAATAFSILAAGSDDVSWITPGDAAALAGSTALARRHAARLRSLAKDGTPDSDATAQRVLEAQAELQVLCARRTGPMGVSGWNQRIERGLALGPAPGWYSGRPVMITKNNPDLRLFNGDVGVVVAAHEAGGPAATSPRKDAVFALGDELIRVPVTRLEDVETVHALTIHKSQGSEYGHAIVVLPERTSRLLTRELLYTGITRASKQVTIIGSRAVIEAAIRTPIRRATGLADRLTGG; via the coding sequence ATGACGACCACCAGCGGAACACCCCCCGTGTCGACCGTTTCCCCGGCGATTGAAGACTACTGCACGGCCCGCGTAATCGCGTTCGCGGACGTCACGGCGGCCCGCATGCTCGTCGGCATCGCCCGCAAGGCGACCACGGTGGCCGAGCCCTCCCTGCTCGCGTGGCTCGGCATGTGCCTCGCCCTGCGCACGCCCCGCGACGGCCACACCTGCGTACATTTCGGCCGGATCGCCGACTGGGCCGGCAGCATCGACTGCGACGGCGTTGACCCGCTCCCCTGGCCACGGGAGCCGCAGCCGTGGATCGACGCGCTGCGGATGATTCCCGCGCTCGTGGGCGATCCCGGCGCGACGAAGCCCTTCATCCTCGCCGGCACCGACTCACCGCGGGGCCGCGACGCCCGCCTGTACCTCGGTCAGGCCTACGCCGAGGAGGAAGCGATCGCGGCGACGCTCCTGCGCGACGGCTCGCGGCACGTCAGCATCCTGCTCGGCGGCCCGGGCTCGGGCAAGACGTACACGCTCGCCAAGGACCTCATCGAGCAGTGCGAGCGGTCGGCGACGGCGCCGCGCATCGCGCTGGCCGCGCCGACCGGCAAGGCTGCAGCCCGGATGACAAAGGCTCTGGAGGAGCGGTGCGTCAAGGCCAAGGCCTCCGACGAGATTCTCAAGGCCGTGCGGGCCGCTCCGGCCACGACGATCCATCGCCTGCTCGGTTACAACCCATACGGGGCACCGCAGTTCGCCTACGGACCGGCCAATCCGCTCGACTACGATCTCGTGGTGATCGACGAGGTGTCGATGGTGTCGAGTTCGATGCTGCACGCCCTTCTTGGGGCGGTCGGCCCGAAGACGGAAGTCCGGCTCGTGGGCGACCCCGACCAATTGGCGAGCGTCGAGGCGGGTTCGGTGCTCGGTGACATCGCACTGGCCTGCGAAAGGCCGGGGGCACCGCTTCACGGCCGCTGCCGCAGGCTCACCGGGCAGCATCGCTACTCAGTCGATTCGGCGATCGCCCGGCTCGCGACCGCGATCCGCGCAGGCGACGCCGCCACTGCGTTCTCAATCCTCGCCGCCGGCAGCGACGACGTTTCGTGGATCACGCCCGGCGATGCCGCGGCGCTCGCGGGCAGCACGGCACTGGCGCGGCGGCATGCCGCGCGTCTCCGGTCGCTGGCCAAGGACGGAACGCCCGATTCCGACGCGACCGCGCAGCGGGTGCTCGAGGCGCAGGCGGAGCTGCAGGTGCTCTGCGCGCGGCGGACGGGCCCGATGGGCGTGAGTGGCTGGAATCAGCGGATCGAGAGGGGTCTCGCACTCGGCCCCGCACCGGGATGGTACTCCGGCCGTCCCGTCATGATCACGAAGAACAACCCGGACCTGCGGCTGTTCAACGGCGACGTGGGGGTCGTCGTTGCCGCGCACGAGGCCGGCGGCCCGGCAGCGACCAGCCCGCGGAAAGACGCCGTCTTCGCCCTCGGCGACGAGCTCATTCGGGTGCCGGTGACGCGGCTCGAGGACGTGGAAACCGTCCACGCTCTCACGATCCACAAGAGCCAGGGCTCGGAATACGGGCATGCGATCGTGGTGCTGCCCGAACGGACGAGCCGCCTGCTGACGCGCGAGCTTCTTTACACGGGCATCACGCGGGCCAGCAAGCAGGTGACGATCATCGGCTCCCGCGCGGTGATCGAGGCCGCGATCCGCACGCCGATCCGGCGCGCCACCGGCCTGGCGGACCGGCTGACGGGGGGCTGA